A region from the Natronoarchaeum mannanilyticum genome encodes:
- a CDS encoding ribbon-helix-helix domain-containing protein, producing MERVTLRIPKQQIEAVEQMVDTGQYPNRSEAIRAAVREMIDEQENGRESSGKRGLAKV from the coding sequence ATGGAGCGTGTGACACTGCGAATTCCGAAACAGCAGATCGAAGCCGTCGAACAGATGGTCGACACCGGACAGTACCCGAATCGTAGCGAGGCGATTCGGGCCGCCGTCCGCGAGATGATCGACGAGCAGGAGAACGGTCGCGAGAGCTCCGGCAAGCGCGGCCTGGCGAAGGTGTAA
- a CDS encoding double zinc ribbon domain-containing protein, which produces MSKITFRADDDLVEELETFETSKSEVMRRALREYLEASDVADDATEDAPDAETALESPDDAARPESLDDMLAARVDELVERRVDAALDERLGAGHAGAGGNGPQDVNVNVTVEDSRGVPEDADDERKTRSAADARAAGDDGQLPDPNADGARDRTCGQCGESVDGEHVYCPNCGEKATRRVFCECGDELRSDWAFCPGCGRRTAAADVLDSA; this is translated from the coding sequence CCTTCCGCGCCGACGACGACCTCGTCGAGGAGCTCGAGACGTTCGAGACCTCCAAGAGCGAGGTGATGCGCCGGGCGCTCCGCGAGTATCTGGAGGCGTCAGACGTCGCGGACGACGCGACGGAGGACGCTCCGGACGCCGAGACCGCGCTGGAGTCGCCCGACGACGCGGCCCGACCCGAGAGTCTCGACGACATGCTCGCCGCGCGGGTCGACGAGCTGGTCGAACGGCGCGTCGACGCCGCACTCGACGAGCGACTCGGCGCGGGTCACGCGGGCGCGGGCGGAAACGGTCCCCAAGACGTCAACGTCAACGTGACCGTCGAGGACTCGCGAGGCGTCCCGGAAGACGCCGACGACGAGCGTAAGACACGGTCGGCGGCGGACGCGCGCGCCGCGGGCGACGACGGGCAGCTGCCCGATCCCAACGCCGACGGCGCGCGCGATCGGACCTGCGGGCAGTGCGGCGAATCGGTCGATGGAGAGCACGTGTACTGCCCGAACTGCGGCGAGAAGGCGACGCGGCGCGTGTTCTGCGAGTGCGGCGACGAGCTCCGCTCGGACTGGGCGTTCTGCCCCGGCTGCGGGCGTCGGACGGCCGCCGCGGACGTGCTCGACTCCGCGTAA